Proteins encoded in a region of the Streptomyces sp. NBC_01298 genome:
- the ctaC gene encoding aa3-type cytochrome oxidase subunit II, whose product MSPYGSDRSPRRPMRRKLLQALTAGVVLATATGCSYTWKDFPRLGLPTPVTEEAPRILSLWQGSWAAALITGILVWGLIMWSVIFHRRSRTKVEVPPQTRYNMPIEALYTVVPLIIVSVLFYFTARDESKLLSLSAKPAHTINVIGYQWSWGFNYVEDVDGDAATPKAGEVPKELATLPDRYTKDFPKGAEGVYTKGVPSDRNAETGNPGPTLWLPKGEKVRFILSSNDVIHSFWVVPFLFKQDVIPGHTNVFEVTPTQEGVFMGKCAELCGVDHSRMLFNVKVVSPEAYKAHLKELAEKGQTGFLPAGIKQTDPARNAEVNKL is encoded by the coding sequence GTGAGTCCCTACGGCTCCGACCGCTCGCCGCGGCGCCCGATGCGGCGGAAGCTGCTGCAGGCGCTGACTGCGGGCGTGGTCCTGGCGACCGCCACTGGTTGCTCGTATACATGGAAAGACTTCCCCCGCCTCGGATTGCCCACCCCGGTCACTGAAGAGGCGCCTCGCATCCTCTCGCTGTGGCAGGGGTCCTGGGCGGCCGCTCTGATCACCGGCATCCTCGTGTGGGGCCTGATCATGTGGAGCGTCATCTTCCACCGGCGCAGCCGGACCAAGGTCGAGGTTCCCCCGCAGACCCGGTACAACATGCCCATCGAGGCGCTGTACACCGTGGTCCCGCTCATCATCGTCTCGGTGCTGTTCTACTTCACCGCGCGCGACGAGTCGAAGCTGCTCTCCCTCTCCGCCAAGCCGGCGCACACGATCAACGTGATCGGCTACCAGTGGAGCTGGGGCTTCAACTACGTCGAGGACGTCGACGGCGATGCGGCGACCCCGAAGGCGGGCGAGGTTCCCAAGGAACTCGCCACCCTGCCGGACCGCTACACCAAGGACTTCCCGAAGGGCGCCGAAGGCGTCTACACCAAGGGCGTCCCGAGCGACCGGAACGCGGAGACCGGCAACCCGGGCCCGACGCTCTGGCTGCCGAAGGGTGAGAAGGTCCGCTTCATCCTGTCGTCCAACGACGTCATCCACTCCTTCTGGGTGGTCCCCTTCCTGTTCAAGCAGGACGTCATTCCGGGCCACACCAACGTCTTCGAGGTCACCCCGACCCAAGAGGGCGTCTTCATGGGCAAGTGCGCCGAGCTCTGCGGTGTCGACCACTCCCGAATGCTCTTCAACGTCAAGGTCGTCTCCCCGGAGGCGTACAAGGCGCACCTGAAGGAGCTCGCGGAGAAGGGTCAGACCGGCTTCCTCCCGGCCGGCATCAAGCAGACCGACCCGGCCCGCAATGCTGAGGTGAACAAACTGTGA
- the nadA gene encoding quinolinate synthase NadA, translating to MRVVTTAQPLDNQPLDVQPTPLALLLLGREADPKSERGVECPGDLPSPSDPDLVARARAAKEKLGDKVFILGHHYQRDEVIEFADVTGDSFKLAKDAAAKPEAEYIVFCGVHFMAESADILTSDDQKVVLPDLAAGCSMADMATAEQVAECWDVLTEAGIAGETVPVSYMNSSADIKAFTGKHGGTICTSSNAKKALEWAFEQGEKVLFLPDQHLGRNTAVRDMGMSLDDCVLYNPHKPNGGLTVEQLRNAKMILWRGHCSVHGRFSVDSVNDVRARIPGVNVLVHPECKHEVVAAADYVGSTEYIIKALEAAPAGSKWAIGTELNLVQRLANRFAPEDKEVVFLDKTVCFCSTMNRIDLPHLVWTLESLAEGNLVNQIQVDKETADFAKLALERMLALP from the coding sequence GTGCGTGTCGTGACCACCGCCCAGCCTTTGGACAACCAGCCTTTGGACGTCCAGCCGACGCCCCTTGCCCTGCTGCTGCTCGGCCGCGAGGCCGATCCCAAGAGCGAGCGCGGGGTGGAGTGCCCCGGCGACCTGCCCTCGCCGTCGGACCCGGACCTCGTGGCGCGCGCCCGTGCCGCCAAGGAGAAGCTCGGGGACAAGGTCTTCATCCTCGGCCACCACTACCAGCGTGACGAGGTCATCGAGTTCGCCGACGTCACCGGTGACTCCTTCAAGCTGGCCAAGGACGCGGCCGCCAAGCCGGAGGCCGAGTACATCGTCTTCTGTGGCGTCCACTTCATGGCCGAGTCCGCGGACATCCTGACCTCGGACGACCAGAAGGTCGTCCTGCCGGACCTGGCAGCGGGCTGCTCGATGGCCGACATGGCCACCGCCGAGCAGGTCGCGGAGTGCTGGGACGTGCTGACCGAGGCCGGCATCGCCGGTGAGACGGTCCCCGTCTCGTACATGAACTCCTCGGCCGACATCAAGGCCTTCACGGGCAAGCACGGCGGCACGATCTGTACGTCGTCCAACGCCAAGAAGGCCCTGGAGTGGGCGTTCGAGCAGGGCGAGAAGGTCCTCTTCCTGCCGGACCAGCACCTGGGCCGCAACACCGCCGTCCGCGACATGGGCATGTCCCTCGACGACTGCGTGCTGTACAACCCGCACAAGCCGAACGGCGGCCTGACCGTCGAGCAGCTGCGGAACGCCAAGATGATCCTGTGGCGCGGCCACTGCTCGGTGCACGGCCGCTTCTCGGTCGACTCGGTCAACGACGTGCGCGCCCGCATCCCCGGCGTGAACGTCCTGGTCCACCCGGAGTGCAAGCACGAGGTCGTGGCGGCCGCGGACTACGTCGGCTCCACCGAGTACATCATCAAGGCGCTGGAGGCGGCCCCGGCCGGCTCCAAGTGGGCCATCGGCACCGAGCTGAACCTCGTCCAGCGTCTGGCCAACCGTTTCGCCCCGGAGGACAAGGAGGTCGTCTTCCTCGACAAGACGGTCTGCTTCTGCTCGACCATGAACCGCATCGACCTCCCCCACCTGGTGTGGACCCTGGAGTCCCTGGCCGAGGGCAACCTCGTCAACCAGATCCAGGTCGACAAGGAGACCGCGGACTTCGCCAAGCTCGCCCTGGAGCGGATGCTCGCGCTTCCGTAG
- a CDS encoding efflux RND transporter permease subunit translates to MFRLSRFSLAQRALIGLVSLVALLFGAIAIPQLKQQLLPSIDLPMVSVLAPYQGASPDVVEKQVVEPIEAMLKGVDGITGVTSTASEGNALIMATFDYGDEGTKQLVADVQQAVNRARVRLPAEVDPQVIAGSTDDIPTVVLAVTSDKDQQALADQLNKSVVPALQDIAGVGQVTVDGVRDLQVTVTPDDAKLAAAGLDGAALAQGLQAGGATVPAGSFDEGGKNRTVRVGSGYTSLAQLEDLRLTAGPGKPAVRLGDVASVKQEAAKADSLTRTNGKPSLALMLTMDKDGSAVAISDAVRDKLPELRSTLGSGADLTVVSDQGPAVAKSISGLTTEGLLGLVFAVVVILVFLGSLRSTLVTAVSIPLSVVLALIVLWTRDLSLNMLTLGALTIAIGRVVDDSIVVLENIKRHLGYGEERQHAIITAVKEVAGAVTSSTLTTVAVFLPIAFVGGMVGQFFGPFSITVTAALLASLLVSLTVVPVLSYWFLRAPKGVSEGDAASIEKARREAEEKESRSKLQRFYVRALGLVTRRRVATLVVAVVVLVATLGMTPLLKTNFFDQGEQEVLSIKQQLPPGTSLVVADEASRKVERVLDGTDGVKDYQVTVGSSGFLAAFGGGTGSNQASYQVTLEDSGKTESAKKHIETALKGLDGIGETTIAAGDGFGSQNLSVVVKAGDGAVLAKAAEQVRAEVAKIEDVTDVQSDLSQSVPRISVTATPKAADLGLNQAALGAIVGQAVRGNPAGKAVLDDTERDIVIKSAQPATTLAQLRALPVGPVKLGDIAEVKEVPGPVAMTRIDGARAATISAKPVGDNTGAVSSTLQTKIKALDLPEGATATIGGVGQDQSEAFGQLGLAMLAAIAIVFMLLVATFRSLVQPLILLVSIPFAATGALGLLLVTGTPLGVPAMIGMLMLIGIVVTNAIVLIDLVNQYRAQGYGVIEAVVEGGRHRLRPILMTALATIFALLPMALGVTGEGGFISQPLAVVVIGGLISSTLLTLLLVPTLYTMLELRKERRSAKKRARLTVVPAPAASAEDESPVKV, encoded by the coding sequence ATGTTCCGGCTGTCCCGCTTCAGCCTCGCCCAGAGGGCGCTGATCGGCCTCGTGTCGCTCGTCGCGCTCCTCTTCGGCGCCATTGCCATCCCGCAGCTCAAGCAGCAGCTGCTGCCCTCCATCGACCTGCCGATGGTGTCCGTGCTCGCGCCGTACCAGGGCGCCTCGCCCGACGTGGTGGAGAAGCAGGTCGTCGAGCCGATCGAAGCCATGCTCAAGGGCGTCGACGGCATCACCGGCGTCACCTCCACCGCCAGCGAGGGCAACGCCCTGATCATGGCGACCTTCGACTACGGCGACGAGGGCACCAAGCAGCTCGTCGCCGACGTCCAGCAGGCCGTCAACCGGGCCCGCGTCCGGCTGCCCGCCGAGGTCGATCCGCAGGTGATCGCCGGTTCCACCGACGACATCCCGACCGTGGTCCTCGCCGTCACCTCCGACAAGGACCAGCAGGCGCTCGCCGACCAGCTGAACAAGTCCGTGGTCCCCGCGCTCCAGGACATCGCGGGCGTCGGCCAGGTCACCGTGGACGGCGTACGGGACCTGCAGGTGACGGTCACCCCCGACGACGCCAAGCTCGCCGCCGCCGGCCTCGACGGCGCGGCCTTGGCCCAGGGCCTTCAGGCGGGCGGCGCCACCGTCCCCGCCGGCTCCTTCGACGAAGGGGGCAAGAACCGCACCGTGCGCGTCGGTTCGGGCTACACCTCGCTCGCCCAGCTCGAGGACCTGCGCCTCACCGCCGGACCGGGCAAGCCCGCCGTCCGCCTCGGCGACGTGGCGAGCGTGAAGCAGGAGGCGGCCAAGGCCGACTCCCTCACCCGCACCAACGGCAAGCCCAGCCTCGCCCTCATGCTGACCATGGACAAGGACGGCAGCGCCGTCGCCATCTCGGACGCGGTCCGGGACAAGCTGCCCGAGCTCCGCTCCACCCTCGGCTCCGGCGCCGACCTGACCGTGGTCAGCGACCAGGGCCCGGCGGTCGCCAAGTCCATCTCGGGCCTGACCACCGAGGGCCTGCTCGGCCTCGTCTTCGCCGTCGTCGTGATCCTGGTCTTCCTCGGCTCGCTGCGCTCGACGCTGGTCACCGCGGTCTCCATCCCGCTGTCCGTCGTCCTCGCGCTGATCGTGCTGTGGACCCGCGACCTCTCCCTCAACATGCTGACGCTGGGCGCGCTCACCATCGCCATCGGCCGGGTCGTCGACGACTCGATCGTGGTCCTGGAGAACATCAAGCGCCACCTCGGCTACGGCGAGGAGCGGCAGCACGCGATCATCACGGCGGTCAAGGAGGTGGCCGGCGCGGTCACCTCCTCCACGCTCACCACCGTCGCCGTCTTCCTGCCGATCGCCTTCGTCGGCGGCATGGTCGGCCAGTTCTTCGGCCCGTTCTCCATCACCGTCACCGCGGCCCTGCTGGCCTCGCTGCTCGTCTCCCTGACGGTCGTGCCGGTGCTCTCGTACTGGTTCCTGCGCGCGCCGAAGGGCGTCAGCGAAGGGGACGCCGCGAGCATCGAGAAGGCCCGCCGCGAGGCCGAGGAGAAGGAGTCCCGCAGCAAGCTCCAGCGGTTCTACGTACGGGCGCTGGGCCTGGTCACCCGCCGCCGGGTCGCCACCCTGGTCGTCGCCGTCGTGGTGCTCGTCGCGACGCTGGGCATGACCCCGCTGCTCAAGACGAACTTCTTCGACCAGGGCGAGCAGGAAGTCCTCAGCATCAAGCAGCAGTTGCCGCCCGGCACCTCGCTGGTCGTCGCCGACGAGGCGAGCCGCAAGGTCGAGAGGGTCCTGGACGGGACCGACGGGGTCAAGGACTACCAGGTCACCGTCGGCTCCTCCGGCTTCCTGGCCGCCTTCGGCGGCGGTACGGGCTCCAACCAGGCCTCGTACCAGGTCACGCTGGAGGACTCGGGGAAGACCGAGTCCGCCAAGAAGCACATCGAGACCGCCCTCAAGGGGCTCGACGGCATAGGCGAGACGACCATCGCGGCCGGCGACGGCTTCGGCAGCCAGAACCTCAGCGTCGTGGTCAAGGCGGGCGACGGCGCCGTCCTCGCCAAGGCCGCCGAGCAGGTCCGCGCCGAGGTGGCGAAGATCGAGGACGTCACCGACGTCCAGAGCGACCTGTCCCAGTCCGTGCCCCGGATCTCGGTCACCGCCACCCCCAAGGCGGCGGACCTCGGCCTGAACCAGGCGGCGCTCGGCGCCATCGTCGGCCAGGCCGTACGCGGCAACCCGGCGGGCAAGGCCGTACTGGACGACACCGAGCGGGACATCGTCATCAAGTCCGCGCAGCCGGCCACCACCCTGGCCCAGCTGCGGGCGCTGCCCGTCGGCCCCGTGAAGCTCGGTGACATCGCCGAGGTCAAGGAGGTCCCCGGCCCCGTCGCGATGACCCGGATCGACGGCGCCCGCGCCGCGACCATCAGCGCGAAGCCGGTCGGCGACAACACCGGCGCCGTCAGCTCCACCCTGCAGACGAAGATCAAGGCCCTGGACCTGCCCGAGGGCGCCACGGCCACCATCGGCGGCGTCGGACAGGACCAGAGCGAGGCCTTCGGCCAGCTGGGCCTGGCCATGCTCGCGGCCATCGCGATCGTGTTCATGCTGCTGGTCGCCACGTTCCGCTCACTGGTCCAGCCGCTGATCCTGCTGGTCTCGATCCCCTTCGCGGCGACCGGCGCGCTCGGCCTGCTCCTGGTCACCGGCACCCCGCTGGGCGTCCCGGCGATGATCGGCATGCTGATGCTCATCGGCATCGTCGTGACCAACGCGATCGTCCTGATCGACCTGGTCAACCAGTACCGGGCCCAGGGCTACGGCGTGATCGAGGCGGTCGTCGAGGGCGGCCGCCACCGACTGCGCCCGATCCTGATGACGGCACTGGCGACGATCTTCGCGCTGCTCCCGATGGCGCTGGGCGTCACCGGCGAGGGCGGCTTCATCTCGCAGCCGCTCGCCGTGGTCGTCATCGGCGGCCTGATCAGCTCCACCCTGCTGACCCTGCTCCTGGTGCCGACCCTCTACACGATGCTGGAGCTCCGCAAGGAGCGCCGCAGCGCGAAGAAGAGGGCCCGCCTGACCGTGGTCCCGGCCCCGGCCGCCTCCGCGGAGGACGAGAGCCCGGTCAAGGTCTGA
- the erpA gene encoding iron-sulfur cluster insertion protein ErpA codes for MSVQDEKTTVSDGILLSDAAAEKVRTLLEQEGRDDLALRVAVQPGGCSGLRYQLFFDERSLDGDVVKDFDGVKVVTDRMSSPYLHGASIDFVDTIEKQGFTIDNPNATGSCACGDSFN; via the coding sequence ATGTCCGTACAGGACGAAAAGACCACCGTGAGCGACGGCATCCTCCTGTCCGACGCCGCCGCCGAGAAGGTCAGGACCCTGCTGGAGCAGGAAGGCCGCGATGACCTGGCGCTGCGCGTCGCCGTCCAGCCCGGTGGCTGCTCGGGCCTGCGCTACCAGCTCTTCTTCGACGAGCGCTCCCTCGACGGCGACGTCGTGAAGGACTTCGACGGTGTGAAGGTCGTCACCGACCGGATGAGCTCCCCGTACCTGCACGGTGCGTCCATCGACTTCGTCGACACCATCGAGAAGCAGGGCTTCACGATCGACAACCCGAACGCCACGGGCTCCTGCGCCTGCGGCGATTCCTTCAACTAA
- the ctaD gene encoding aa3-type cytochrome oxidase subunit I, with translation MSILNQPQGAEADSYENELPVRSKQPGNVVVKWLTTTDHKTIGTMYLLTSFVFFLIGGLLALFMRAELARPGTQIMSNEQFNQAFTMHGTIMLLMFATPLFAGFANWIMPLQIGAPDVAFPRLNMFAYWLYLFGSTIAVAGFITPSGAADFGWFAYSPLSDAVRSPGIGADMWIMGLAFSGFGTILGSVNFITTIICMRAPGMTMFRMPIFTWNVLLTGVLVLLAFPVLAAALFALEADRKFGAHVFDAANGGALLWQHLFWFFGHPEVYIIALPFFGIVSEIIPVFSRKPMFGYIGLIAATISIAGLSVTVWAHHMYVTGGVLLPFFSFMTFLIAVPTGVKFFNWIGTMWKGSLSFETPMLWTIGFLVTFTFGGLTGVILASPPMDFHVSDSYFVVAHFHYVVFGTVVFAMFAGFHFWWPKFTGKMLDERLGKITFWTLFIGFHGTFLVQHWLGAEGMPRRYADYLAADGFTLLNTISTISSFVLGLSMLPFMYNVWKTAKYGKKVEVDDPWGYGRSLEWATSCPPPRHNFLTLPRIRSESPAFDLHHPEIAALDHLEDHSVAAKAVAGGKEAGK, from the coding sequence GTGAGCATCCTCAACCAGCCTCAGGGTGCCGAGGCGGACTCGTACGAGAACGAGCTGCCGGTGCGGAGCAAGCAGCCGGGCAACGTGGTCGTGAAGTGGTTGACCACCACCGACCACAAGACCATCGGCACGATGTACCTGCTCACGTCGTTCGTGTTCTTCCTCATCGGCGGTCTGCTGGCGCTCTTCATGCGCGCCGAGCTGGCCCGTCCGGGTACGCAGATCATGTCGAACGAGCAGTTCAACCAGGCGTTCACCATGCATGGCACGATCATGCTGCTGATGTTCGCCACCCCGCTGTTCGCGGGCTTCGCGAACTGGATCATGCCGCTGCAGATCGGCGCGCCCGACGTGGCGTTCCCGCGGCTGAACATGTTCGCGTACTGGCTGTACCTCTTCGGTTCGACCATCGCGGTGGCCGGCTTCATCACCCCCTCGGGTGCCGCCGACTTCGGCTGGTTCGCCTACTCCCCGCTGTCGGACGCCGTCCGCTCGCCGGGCATCGGCGCCGACATGTGGATCATGGGTCTGGCCTTCTCCGGCTTCGGCACGATCCTCGGTTCGGTCAACTTCATCACCACGATCATCTGCATGCGCGCCCCCGGCATGACGATGTTCCGCATGCCGATCTTCACCTGGAACGTGCTGCTGACCGGTGTTCTGGTCCTGCTCGCCTTCCCGGTGCTGGCCGCCGCGCTCTTCGCGCTGGAGGCCGACCGGAAGTTCGGTGCGCACGTCTTCGACGCGGCCAATGGCGGCGCCCTACTGTGGCAACACCTCTTCTGGTTCTTCGGACATCCAGAGGTGTACATCATCGCGTTGCCATTCTTCGGAATCGTTTCCGAAATCATTCCGGTCTTCTCGCGCAAGCCGATGTTCGGTTACATCGGTCTGATCGCCGCGACGATCTCGATCGCCGGCCTTTCGGTGACCGTGTGGGCGCACCACATGTACGTCACCGGCGGTGTGCTGCTGCCGTTCTTCTCCTTCATGACGTTCCTCATCGCGGTTCCGACCGGTGTGAAGTTCTTCAACTGGATCGGCACCATGTGGAAGGGCTCGCTGTCCTTCGAGACCCCGATGCTCTGGACGATCGGCTTCCTGGTCACCTTCACCTTCGGTGGCCTGACCGGCGTCATCCTGGCCTCGCCCCCGATGGACTTCCACGTCTCCGACTCGTACTTCGTCGTCGCGCACTTCCACTACGTCGTCTTCGGCACCGTGGTCTTCGCGATGTTCGCCGGCTTCCACTTCTGGTGGCCGAAGTTCACGGGCAAGATGCTGGACGAGCGCCTCGGCAAGATCACCTTCTGGACGCTGTTCATCGGCTTCCACGGCACCTTCCTGGTGCAGCACTGGCTGGGCGCCGAGGGCATGCCGCGTCGTTACGCGGACTACCTCGCGGCGGACGGCTTCACCCTGCTGAACACCATCTCGACGATCAGCTCGTTCGTGCTGGGCCTGTCGATGCTGCCGTTCATGTACAACGTCTGGAAGACGGCGAAGTACGGCAAGAAGGTCGAGGTCGACGACCCGTGGGGCTACGGCCGTTCGCTCGAATGGGCGACGTCTTGCCCGCCGCCGCGGCACAACTTCCTCACCCTGCCGAGGATCCGGTCCGAATCCCCGGCATTCGATCTGCACCACCCCGAGATCGCGGCCCTCGACCACCTTGAGGACCACTCCGTGGCCGCCAAGGCCGTCGCTGGTGGCAAGGAGGCCGGCAAGTGA
- a CDS encoding carbohydrate kinase family protein: MRIAVTGSIATDHLMTFPGRFADQLVADQLHTVSLSFLVDNLDVRRGGVGPNICFGMGQLGARPILVGAAGSDFDEYRAWLDRHGVDTQSVRISEVLHTARFVCTTDADHNQIGSFYTGAMSEARLIELKSVADRVGGLDLVLIGADDPEAMLRHTEECRTREIPFAADFSQQIARMDGDNIRTLMEGATYLFSNEYEKGLIEAKSGWTDAEILAKVGTRVTTLGSNGVRIDRVGHDPIVVGCPEETAKVDPTGVGDAFRAGFLTGLGWGVGLERAAQVGCMLATLVIETLGTQEYTLGRAHFMERFTKAYGDEAAAEVQSHLPA, encoded by the coding sequence GTGCGTATCGCAGTCACCGGCTCCATCGCCACCGACCACCTCATGACCTTCCCCGGCCGCTTCGCCGACCAGTTGGTCGCGGACCAGCTGCACACGGTCTCCCTCTCCTTCCTCGTCGACAACCTCGACGTGCGGCGCGGCGGCGTCGGCCCGAACATCTGCTTCGGCATGGGGCAGCTCGGCGCCCGGCCGATCCTCGTCGGAGCCGCCGGCTCCGACTTCGACGAGTACCGCGCCTGGCTCGACCGCCACGGCGTCGACACCCAGTCCGTGCGGATCTCCGAGGTGCTGCACACCGCGCGCTTCGTCTGCACGACGGACGCCGACCACAACCAGATCGGCTCCTTCTACACGGGTGCGATGAGCGAGGCCCGCCTGATCGAGCTGAAGTCGGTCGCGGACCGGGTCGGCGGCCTGGACCTCGTCCTGATCGGCGCGGACGACCCCGAGGCGATGCTGCGCCACACGGAGGAGTGCCGTACGCGGGAGATCCCCTTCGCGGCGGACTTCTCGCAGCAGATCGCCCGGATGGACGGCGACAACATCCGCACCCTGATGGAGGGCGCGACGTACCTCTTCTCGAACGAGTACGAGAAGGGCCTCATCGAGGCGAAGTCCGGCTGGACCGACGCGGAGATCCTGGCCAAGGTCGGCACCCGGGTCACCACCCTCGGCTCGAACGGCGTCCGCATCGACCGGGTCGGCCACGACCCGATCGTGGTCGGCTGCCCGGAGGAGACCGCGAAGGTGGACCCGACGGGCGTCGGCGACGCGTTCCGCGCGGGCTTCCTGACGGGCCTGGGCTGGGGCGTCGGCCTGGAGCGGGCCGCGCAGGTCGGCTGCATGCTGGCCACGCTCGTCATCGAGACCCTCGGCACCCAGGAGTACACCCTGGGCCGGGCCCACTTCATGGAGCGCTTCACGAAGGCCTACGGCGACGAGGCCGCGGCGGAAGTCCAGTCCCACCTCCCGGCGTAG
- a CDS encoding cysteine desulfurase/sulfurtransferase TusA family protein, producing MPYFDTASAAPLHPVARQALQASLDEGWADPARLYREGRRARLLLDAAREAAAEAVGCRPDELAFTPSGTHAVHSGMAGVLAGRRRVGGHLVVSAVEHSSVLHAAEVHAAAGGRVEEVPVDRFGRVSASSYAERVGPSTALACLQSANHEVGTVQPVAEVAGVCAAAGVPLLVDAAQSLGWGPVPGNWSVLCASAHKWGGPPGIGLLAVRKGVRFAPQGPADERESGRSPGFVNLPAAVAAAASLRAVRAEADAEAARLRILVDRLRRRVARLVPDVEVVGHPDLRLPHLVTFSCLYVDGETLLHGLDRAGYSVSSGSSCTSSTLTPSHVLRAMGVLSEGNVRVSLPAGTTAAEVNGLLEVLPGLVAGIREQLGVVEPALAADPEAESLELDTLGLRCPQPVIELGRAIGRVPVGGTVTVLSDDEVARLDIPAWCAMRGQVYVGEAPRPLGTAYTVRRAV from the coding sequence ATGCCGTACTTCGACACCGCGTCCGCCGCCCCGCTGCACCCCGTGGCCCGGCAGGCGCTCCAGGCCTCCCTTGACGAAGGCTGGGCCGACCCGGCCCGGCTGTACCGCGAAGGGCGCCGGGCCCGGCTGCTGCTGGACGCGGCGCGGGAGGCCGCGGCGGAGGCCGTGGGCTGCCGCCCCGACGAGCTCGCGTTCACTCCTTCGGGGACGCACGCGGTTCACTCGGGCATGGCCGGGGTCCTGGCGGGGCGCCGGCGCGTCGGCGGGCATCTGGTCGTATCAGCGGTGGAACACAGCTCCGTACTGCACGCGGCGGAGGTCCACGCGGCGGCCGGCGGGCGGGTCGAGGAGGTCCCGGTGGACCGCTTCGGCCGGGTGTCCGCCTCCTCCTACGCGGAACGGGTGGGCCCCTCCACCGCGCTGGCCTGCCTCCAGTCGGCCAACCACGAGGTCGGCACCGTCCAGCCCGTGGCCGAGGTCGCCGGGGTGTGCGCCGCCGCCGGGGTCCCGTTGCTGGTGGACGCCGCGCAGTCGCTGGGCTGGGGGCCGGTCCCCGGGAACTGGTCGGTGCTGTGCGCGAGCGCCCACAAATGGGGCGGCCCGCCCGGGATCGGCCTGCTGGCCGTCCGCAAGGGAGTGCGCTTCGCCCCCCAAGGCCCCGCAGACGAAAGGGAGTCGGGGCGCTCCCCCGGTTTCGTCAACCTGCCCGCGGCCGTCGCCGCGGCGGCCTCCCTGCGGGCGGTGCGGGCCGAGGCGGACGCGGAGGCGGCCCGCCTGCGGATCCTGGTGGACCGGCTGCGGCGGCGGGTGGCCCGCCTGGTGCCGGACGTGGAGGTGGTGGGCCATCCGGACCTCCGGCTCCCGCACCTGGTCACCTTCTCCTGCCTGTACGTGGACGGGGAGACCCTGCTCCACGGGCTGGACCGGGCCGGCTACTCCGTCTCCTCCGGGTCCTCGTGCACCAGCTCGACGCTGACGCCCAGCCATGTCCTGCGGGCCATGGGGGTGCTGTCGGAGGGGAACGTACGGGTCTCCCTGCCGGCCGGTACGACGGCGGCGGAGGTCAACGGCCTCCTGGAGGTCCTGCCGGGGCTGGTGGCGGGAATCCGCGAGCAACTCGGCGTGGTGGAACCGGCTTTGGCCGCCGATCCGGAGGCGGAATCCCTGGAGCTGGACACCCTCGGCCTGCGGTGTCCGCAGCCGGTGATCGAGCTGGGCCGGGCGATCGGGCGGGTGCCGGTGGGGGGGACGGTGACCGTCCTGTCGGACGACGAGGTGGCGCGGCTGGACATTCCGGCGTGGTGCGCGATGCGGGGGCAGGTGTACGTGGGGGAAGCCCCGCGTCCCCTCGGTACCGCGTACACGGTCCGCCGGGCGGTCTGA
- a CDS encoding IS5 family transposase (programmed frameshift): MSLTDAQWARIEPLLPERTPKRGGRWRDHRQVIDAIAFKYRTGTPWMDLPESFGSWKGAHNRLRKWAADGTWERVFTALLAQADAEGDLDWVVSVDSTIVRAHQHAAGARQKGPRTASADHALGRSRGGLTTKVHLAADNRCRPLAFVITPGQSGDAPAFPQLMARLRVPRPVGRPRARPDVVLADKAYSSRAIRSHLRRRGIRAVIPQPADQLANRKRLGSRGGRPPAFDREAYKQRNTVERCINKLKQWRGLATRYDKTATIYLSGLHLAAIHIWSAR, encoded by the exons GTGTCGTTGACTGATGCGCAGTGGGCGCGGATCGAGCCGTTGTTGCCGGAGCGGACGCCGAAGAGGGGTGGTCGGTGGCGTGATCACCGGCAGGTGATCGACGCGATCGCGTTCAAGTACCGGACCGGGACGCCGTGGATGGACCTGCCCGAGTCCTTCGGGTCGTGGAAGGGCGCTCACAACCGACTGCGGAAGTGGGCCGCCGACGGAACCTGGGAAAGGGTCTTCACCGCCCTGCTGGCCCAGGCCGACGCCGAAGGCGACCTCGACTGGGTCGTCTCGGTCGACTCCACGATCGTCCGTGCCCACCAGCACGCTGCCGGGGCCCGCCAAAAGGGGCCCCGGACGGCGAGC GCCGACCATGCCCTCGGACGATCCCGCGGCGGACTGACCACGAAAGTCCACCTGGCCGCCGACAACCGCTGCCGGCCTCTGGCCTTCGTCATCACGCCTGGCCAATCCGGTGACGCACCTGCGTTCCCGCAGCTCATGGCCCGCTTGCGGGTTCCCCGGCCAGTCGGCAGACCGAGAGCGAGACCGGACGTGGTCCTGGCCGACAAGGCGTACTCGTCCCGCGCGATCCGTTCCCACCTGCGTCGGCGCGGGATCCGCGCGGTGATCCCGCAACCCGCCGACCAACTCGCCAACCGCAAACGCCTCGGCAGCCGTGGCGGCAGGCCACCGGCCTTCGACCGCGAGGCCTACAAGCAGCGGAACACCGTCGAACGCTGCATCAACAAACTCAAGCAATGGCGCGGCCTGGCCACTCGCTACGACAAGACCGCCACCATCTACCTCTCCGGACTCCACCTCGCCGCCATCCATATCTGGTCAGCGAGGTGA